From the genome of Bacteroidales bacterium, one region includes:
- a CDS encoding DUF1501 domain-containing protein, with product MKRRNFIRNIGVASAGSMMLGGVPVRLLAANNYLKLGAAAGNNNNVLIFVQLHGGNDALNSLIPVNQYDTYYNFRANIAIPDSGLRKFINVDTSLPVEDQVGLHPDMIGFKQLYDQGKAAIVQNVGYPNMNMSHFKGRDIVFMGGDSITDYSSGWMGRFLNHEYPGYPDAYPDETMPDPIGIEMGNVMSIAFHREEGIPMGINIHNPEQFYQLITTVGINPPIVYPDSHAGDELRYLAALEKKSNQYAGRLKECYDNGSNSAVSYPEAYPLSAPEPFLSNPLSGQLRLVARLLKGGLKTRIFFCRIGGFDLHGQQVETYDSTLGTHAALLYHLSSAIKAFQDDMASMDIEDNVLTMTFTEFGRRVHSNASYGTDHGTASPVFLFGKGLKGGILGTNPDLGNLHNGNLVYTTDYRQVYTSVVQDWFGASDEAMQATGFNEWVDQRLDLIAGATGIGKIPAGRSGLLGCFPNPVINETAVSYSIDRPSTVIIKLFDLNGRELARQKDTQAVSGKHSFTISLARFSAGEYIIEFQNGMTRETIKVVKR from the coding sequence ATGAAAAGAAGAAATTTCATTCGCAATATAGGTGTTGCCTCTGCCGGTTCTATGATGCTTGGCGGAGTGCCGGTGAGATTGCTGGCAGCAAATAATTATCTTAAACTTGGCGCTGCGGCGGGTAATAATAACAATGTTCTCATTTTTGTACAACTACACGGTGGTAACGATGCATTGAATTCTTTGATTCCCGTAAATCAGTACGATACGTATTATAATTTTCGCGCAAACATTGCCATTCCTGACAGCGGGTTACGGAAATTCATTAATGTGGACACTTCATTGCCTGTTGAAGACCAGGTGGGCCTTCATCCCGATATGATCGGATTCAAACAGTTATATGACCAGGGGAAAGCCGCCATTGTACAGAATGTTGGTTATCCTAATATGAATATGTCCCATTTCAAAGGCCGCGATATTGTTTTCATGGGTGGCGATTCGATAACCGATTATTCTTCAGGATGGATGGGAAGATTCCTCAACCACGAATACCCGGGATACCCCGATGCATATCCGGATGAAACCATGCCTGACCCTATAGGCATTGAGATGGGAAATGTGATGAGCATTGCTTTCCACCGGGAGGAAGGAATACCAATGGGAATTAATATCCATAACCCCGAACAGTTTTACCAGTTAATTACAACAGTCGGTATAAATCCTCCTATAGTATATCCCGACAGCCATGCCGGAGATGAGTTGCGATACCTTGCCGCTCTAGAGAAGAAATCAAATCAATATGCTGGTCGTCTGAAGGAATGCTATGATAACGGCAGCAATTCGGCGGTTTCCTACCCAGAAGCATACCCCCTAAGCGCTCCGGAGCCATTTTTAAGTAATCCGTTGTCAGGACAGTTGAGACTTGTAGCCCGGCTTCTCAAGGGCGGACTGAAAACGAGGATATTCTTCTGCCGGATTGGCGGATTTGATTTGCACGGCCAGCAGGTTGAAACATACGATTCAACACTCGGAACCCATGCAGCGCTGCTTTACCACTTGTCCTCTGCCATAAAGGCCTTTCAGGATGATATGGCTTCAATGGACATTGAAGACAATGTACTGACAATGACATTCACTGAATTCGGCCGGAGGGTTCACTCCAATGCAAGCTATGGCACCGACCACGGTACAGCAAGTCCTGTTTTCCTTTTCGGGAAAGGACTGAAAGGTGGCATCCTTGGAACAAACCCCGACCTGGGTAATCTTCATAACGGCAACCTTGTGTATACAACCGATTACAGGCAGGTTTACACGTCGGTTGTACAGGACTGGTTTGGCGCATCGGATGAGGCCATGCAGGCTACCGGTTTTAATGAGTGGGTTGATCAAAGGCTTGACCTGATAGCCGGTGCAACCGGAATTGGTAAAATACCTGCCGGCCGGTCAGGTTTATTGGGATGTTTTCCAAACCCGGTTATAAATGAAACGGCTGTAAGTTATTCGATCGACAGGCCGTCGACGGTTATAATTAAACTTTTCGATCTGAACGGAAGAGAACTTGCCAGGCAAAAGGATACTCAGGCTGTTTCAGGAAAACATTCCTTCACGATCAGTCTTGCACGGTTCAGTGCAGGTGAATACATTATTGAGTTTCAGAATGGTATGACAAGAGAAACTATTAAAGTTGTAAAAAGGTAG
- a CDS encoding DUF1800 domain-containing protein, with the protein MASLNPIAGNLGERNAAHLLRRATWGPSPSDIRTFAPLTPAEALNTLLSSQPVPVPPVDLKTGTTWVDPPDYPAAVEDVNSSQDILFSYFKAWHIEQMRLSGSNLTERMTYFLHTHLPVAWSVINSSEAIYYQNVLYRYYALGNFKDLFKKVCLENAMLRYIDGDTNDKDSPNENFAREMFELYSVGRGTQVGDGNYTNYTEDDIKSACKILTGWKFDETFTNLDPDTQIPCGILQTEVSQGIPATDLAVRHDKTTKVFSAAFDNQTISPSEIIEDQPTKAATLKEYDDLIEMIFAREETARFICRKLYRFFVYWEITAEIESDIIEPLAATFRDNNYEFAPVLRQLLSSQHFFDTDTPVTSDNSIGAIIKSPLELIVGTLRFFGVDMPGNTADLYNKAYLAGILPFLADQGLDFYEPIDVSGYPPYSQAPSYYRDWITPNAIGNRYHFSNILMNRLNEGIDCGFRLDAVDWVKNSGEFSTPSDASQVVNTITKYLLAVEIDTDRQNYFLNDVFLENLPPETWSSEWSQYLSSSDDTVVRERLETLLASLMQTPEFQLF; encoded by the coding sequence ATGGCATCACTAAATCCAATTGCAGGAAACCTTGGCGAAAGGAATGCTGCCCATTTGCTCCGGCGTGCAACGTGGGGACCTTCTCCGTCCGATATCAGGACATTCGCGCCATTAACGCCGGCTGAAGCACTTAACACATTGTTGTCATCTCAACCTGTCCCTGTGCCTCCTGTTGACCTTAAAACGGGCACCACATGGGTTGATCCTCCTGATTATCCCGCCGCTGTTGAAGATGTGAACAGCAGCCAGGATATTCTCTTCAGCTATTTTAAAGCATGGCACATTGAACAGATGCGGCTTTCGGGCAGTAATCTTACGGAACGGATGACTTATTTTCTGCATACGCATCTTCCGGTTGCCTGGAGTGTTATAAACAGCAGCGAAGCTATTTACTATCAGAACGTTCTTTACAGGTATTATGCTCTTGGCAATTTCAAGGATCTTTTTAAAAAGGTATGTCTTGAAAACGCGATGCTTCGTTATATCGACGGCGATACTAACGATAAAGACAGTCCTAACGAGAATTTTGCCCGTGAAATGTTTGAACTGTATTCTGTTGGCAGGGGAACACAAGTGGGTGACGGCAACTACACCAATTACACCGAGGACGATATTAAATCAGCCTGCAAAATTCTTACAGGGTGGAAATTCGATGAAACGTTTACAAATCTCGATCCCGATACCCAAATACCCTGCGGGATACTCCAGACAGAGGTTTCTCAGGGCATCCCGGCAACGGACCTCGCAGTGCGCCATGACAAAACAACGAAAGTCTTTTCGGCGGCATTTGATAATCAAACCATATCCCCTTCTGAAATTATTGAAGACCAGCCAACAAAGGCTGCGACATTAAAGGAGTATGATGATCTGATTGAAATGATTTTCGCCCGTGAGGAGACTGCCCGCTTTATATGCCGGAAACTTTACCGGTTTTTTGTTTATTGGGAAATTACAGCTGAAATTGAGTCTGACATTATTGAACCTCTTGCTGCTACCTTCAGGGATAATAATTATGAATTTGCCCCTGTTTTGCGGCAGCTGCTTTCAAGTCAGCACTTCTTCGATACCGATACCCCTGTCACTTCTGATAATTCTATCGGTGCCATTATTAAAAGTCCTCTCGAACTTATTGTTGGTACGTTACGGTTCTTCGGTGTTGATATGCCGGGAAATACTGCTGATCTTTACAACAAAGCTTATTTAGCCGGTATTTTGCCTTTCCTGGCAGACCAGGGACTTGATTTTTATGAGCCAATCGATGTTTCAGGATATCCGCCATACAGCCAGGCACCGTCATATTATCGCGACTGGATCACACCGAACGCCATTGGTAACCGGTATCATTTTTCGAATATTCTGATGAACCGCTTGAATGAAGGAATTGACTGTGGTTTCCGGCTCGATGCGGTGGATTGGGTAAAAAATTCAGGTGAATTCTCAACACCTTCTGATGCATCGCAGGTTGTGAATACAATTACCAAATACCTGCTGGCTGTTGAAATTGACACCGACAGGCAGAATTACTTTCTTAACGATGTGTTTCTTGAAAATCTTCCTCCTGAAACATGGTCTTCCGAATGGTCGCAATATCTGTCCTCATCAGATGACACAGTTGTCAGGGAAAGGCTTGAAACGCTTCTCGCTTCTTTAATGCAGACTCCTGAATTCCAGTTATTTTAA
- a CDS encoding CocE/NonD family hydrolase has protein sequence MKYFYTLIFIITSALNSYASDPDSLYLAQHYTKAEYEVPMRDGARLYTVVYSPKDQSVAYPVLFNRTPYGVPPYGDDMGFSFRRGLFPQFLKEGFIFVFQDVRGRFMSDGVFRHMTPFIENKTKNTDVDESSDAWDTIDWLVKNIKNNNGKVGMWGISYPGYYSSCAAINAHPALVCISPQAPIGDWFFDDMHHHGAFFLAANFDFIALMDLPRHKKQTDWLQPWSFETPDGYSFFSTLEPLSKIKSTYFGDSIAFWNEVIQHPNYDAFWQERNILPHLKNIKPAMLVVGGWYDAEDLYGTFHTYQSIEKNNPKANSSIVIGPWIHGGWARTDGSYLGNVSFGAKNSEYYRDSIELPFFNYYLKGKGNLKLAEATMFMTGENKWKKFEQWPPKNIAMTNLYLSSGGSVSIGTPGQNTSNFDEYTSDPQKPVPYIEDIAFGMTKEYMTDDQRFAARRPDVLVYSTRVLDNDVVLAGPLTAHIKVSTSGSDADFIVKLIDLYPVNTPNNPSTRPKMEMSEYQQMIRSEVIRGRFRQGYDHAVPFKPGEITEVNLELQDVLHNFKKGHRIMIQIQSTWFPLVDLNPQKFVDNIFFARPEDFIKANIRVYHSAENPSYITAGVLK, from the coding sequence ATGAAATATTTTTACACCCTGATTTTTATTATTACTTCCGCATTGAATAGTTATGCTTCAGATCCCGATTCACTTTACCTTGCGCAGCATTACACAAAAGCAGAATATGAAGTACCGATGCGTGACGGTGCCAGGCTGTATACTGTAGTGTATTCGCCAAAAGATCAATCTGTTGCATATCCGGTTTTGTTCAACCGCACTCCCTATGGAGTGCCGCCTTACGGTGATGATATGGGATTCTCTTTCCGAAGGGGATTGTTTCCGCAATTTCTGAAAGAAGGTTTTATATTCGTTTTCCAGGATGTACGAGGCCGGTTCATGTCCGACGGCGTTTTCAGGCATATGACACCGTTCATTGAAAACAAAACCAAAAACACTGATGTGGATGAAAGTTCCGATGCCTGGGATACAATCGACTGGCTTGTAAAAAATATCAAAAATAATAATGGGAAAGTCGGGATGTGGGGCATTTCCTATCCGGGCTATTATTCTTCCTGTGCCGCCATTAATGCTCATCCGGCGTTGGTTTGCATTTCACCGCAGGCTCCTATCGGCGACTGGTTTTTTGACGACATGCACCACCATGGTGCTTTTTTCCTGGCTGCCAACTTTGATTTCATTGCCCTTATGGATCTGCCGAGGCATAAAAAGCAAACCGACTGGTTGCAGCCCTGGAGTTTTGAAACACCTGACGGCTATAGCTTTTTCTCGACCCTTGAACCGCTTTCAAAGATTAAATCCACTTATTTTGGCGACAGCATTGCTTTCTGGAATGAGGTTATACAACACCCGAACTATGATGCATTCTGGCAGGAAAGGAATATTTTACCACACCTTAAAAACATTAAGCCTGCCATGCTGGTGGTTGGCGGTTGGTATGATGCTGAGGATTTATACGGTACTTTCCATACTTACCAGTCGATTGAAAAGAATAATCCAAAAGCAAACAGTTCTATTGTCATTGGCCCCTGGATCCATGGCGGATGGGCACGGACTGACGGCTCGTACCTCGGCAACGTTTCCTTTGGTGCGAAGAACTCGGAATACTACAGGGATAGTATTGAACTTCCTTTCTTCAATTACTATCTGAAGGGTAAAGGCAATCTGAAATTGGCTGAAGCCACGATGTTTATGACAGGCGAAAATAAGTGGAAAAAATTCGAACAGTGGCCACCCAAAAACATCGCTATGACAAACTTATACCTGTCCTCCGGTGGTTCTGTTTCAATTGGAACTCCTGGCCAAAATACAAGCAATTTTGATGAATACACAAGCGATCCTCAAAAGCCGGTACCTTATATTGAAGATATTGCATTTGGAATGACAAAGGAATATATGACCGATGATCAGCGCTTTGCCGCACGAAGACCGGATGTGCTCGTTTATTCAACCAGGGTGCTTGATAATGATGTGGTTCTTGCCGGTCCTCTCACAGCGCATATTAAAGTGTCAACATCGGGCAGTGATGCCGATTTTATAGTGAAGCTCATTGACCTGTATCCTGTAAACACTCCCAATAACCCTTCAACCCGTCCGAAGATGGAAATGAGCGAATACCAGCAGATGATCAGGAGTGAAGTGATCCGCGGTCGCTTCAGGCAGGGATATGATCATGCTGTTCCTTTTAAACCCGGTGAAATAACGGAAGTTAACCTGGAGTTGCAGGATGTGTTACATAACTTTAAAAAAGGTCACCGGATCATGATTCAGATCCAGAGCACATGGTTTCCGCTCGTTGATTTGAATCCCCAGAAATTTGTCGACAATATCTTTTTTGCCCGTCCTGAGGACTTTATCAAAGCCAATATAAGGGTTTACCATTCTGCAGAAAACCCATCATATATTACAGCAGGGGTATTAAAATAA
- a CDS encoding M14 family metallopeptidase, translating to MKIAAIFFSLFLFSVLAIKGQDVPYFFKSAGSPSDPKVKIMWNTYYTYEGLTDLCNKIANAYPDLAQISSIGKSYEGRDLILLTITNFKNKKPDEKPGYYIDGNIHSNEVQGSEIALYTAWYLTEMYASNDFIHELLDDKVFYIIPTINPDARNNYMLKPNTMHSPRSGMIPVDDDRDGITDEDGYDDLDGDGSIAYMRRKTPYGRYNIDPANPDRMARTDVTRFGQYEILDDEGTDNDGDGLVNEDPVGYYDPNRDWSFNWQPDYIQDGALPYPFYAPENLAVRNFVVNHPNIAGAQSYHNYGGQILRGPAQSAYTELYDNDDESLLNTVGRMGEKMLPGYKFVTLWKDLYPVYGGEIDWFYGARGIYVFSNELFTEQMYFGKEQNSQNDRLDFDKYLLFDDAAIPWKPYNHPQYGQIEIGGTNKNFGRPDPGFLLESDAHRNMAFTIYHAYQTPLIEIDTIEVKDAGKGMQEVTVSIVNKRISPTRSGQCRKYNIDAKDRVTIEGVKALGKMIVKDRDLNISEVQTGEPSVIILDNIPGMTVVRVRWITEKSRHFQVTVESTKGGKTTAAY from the coding sequence ATGAAAATCGCCGCTATATTTTTCAGCCTATTCCTTTTTTCGGTTTTAGCCATTAAAGGACAGGATGTACCCTATTTTTTCAAATCGGCCGGTTCACCTTCGGATCCAAAGGTGAAGATCATGTGGAACACATACTACACTTACGAAGGCCTCACCGACCTGTGCAATAAAATTGCCAATGCCTATCCTGACCTGGCACAGATTTCATCAATCGGAAAATCATATGAAGGAAGGGATTTGATTTTGCTTACAATTACAAATTTTAAGAATAAGAAGCCGGATGAGAAACCGGGCTACTACATCGACGGGAACATTCATTCGAATGAAGTGCAGGGATCCGAGATTGCGCTGTACACGGCATGGTACCTGACTGAAATGTATGCTTCAAATGATTTTATCCATGAACTGCTTGATGATAAAGTATTTTACATTATTCCGACAATAAATCCGGATGCCAGGAATAATTACATGCTTAAGCCGAATACCATGCACAGTCCAAGGTCAGGAATGATTCCAGTTGACGATGACCGTGACGGGATAACTGATGAGGATGGTTATGATGATCTGGATGGTGATGGAAGTATAGCTTATATGCGACGGAAGACGCCTTACGGCCGGTACAATATTGACCCTGCAAATCCGGACAGAATGGCCCGTACAGACGTCACACGGTTCGGACAATACGAAATCCTCGATGATGAAGGAACGGATAACGACGGGGACGGACTGGTAAACGAAGATCCTGTGGGGTATTACGATCCGAACCGCGATTGGTCATTTAACTGGCAGCCCGACTACATACAGGATGGAGCGCTGCCCTACCCTTTTTATGCACCTGAAAACCTGGCAGTGAGGAACTTTGTTGTAAATCATCCTAATATTGCCGGGGCCCAGTCATATCATAATTACGGGGGACAAATTCTCAGGGGACCAGCGCAATCGGCATACACAGAGCTTTATGACAATGATGACGAATCCCTTCTGAACACTGTAGGGAGGATGGGTGAGAAAATGTTGCCCGGCTATAAATTTGTTACACTCTGGAAAGATCTGTACCCTGTTTACGGCGGTGAAATCGACTGGTTTTACGGGGCAAGGGGTATTTATGTGTTTTCGAACGAATTGTTCACAGAGCAAATGTATTTCGGTAAAGAACAGAATTCCCAGAATGACAGGCTCGATTTCGATAAATACCTTCTTTTCGATGATGCAGCCATACCATGGAAACCTTATAATCATCCGCAATACGGGCAAATCGAGATTGGTGGTACAAATAAAAATTTCGGACGGCCTGATCCCGGTTTCCTGCTGGAATCGGATGCCCACCGGAATATGGCATTCACTATTTATCATGCCTACCAGACACCTTTAATAGAAATTGATACAATTGAAGTAAAGGATGCCGGAAAAGGAATGCAGGAGGTAACTGTTTCCATTGTAAACAAGCGCATTTCGCCTACCCGCTCGGGACAGTGCCGCAAATATAATATTGATGCCAAAGATCGTGTTACCATAGAGGGGGTCAAAGCCCTTGGCAAAATGATCGTAAAAGACAGGGACCTTAACATTTCAGAAGTTCAAACCGGTGAACCTTCCGTTATTATACTTGATAATATTCCCGGGATGACTGTTGTAAGAGTGAGGTGGATTACGGAGAAAAGCCGGCACTTCCAGGTAACAGTGGAAAGCACCAAGGGAGGAAAAACAACAGCCGCTTATTAA
- a CDS encoding tetratricopeptide repeat protein, with product MASLVPSFEYDIFISYRQNDNLDGWVTDFVTNLQKELRGTLKERLSVYFDTNPCDGLLENHNVDESLEGRLKCIILIPVISKTYCDIKSFAWNNEFIAFRNMASNDHVGLNIKLSDKNVTSRILPVQIHEISASDQSLFEKENGSPLRAISFIFKSPGVNRPLLASDNRSENLGKTVYRDQINKTANAIGQIITSVQLKTAGGLIAESHAHAPVLKSNPDATAPERFKKNLSRKTIIAILTLVVFLLVYFYYRKNLAHPQEEGKISIAVLPFENRSSNQDDEFFADGLTDEIIEHLSILGELHVINRQSIQDYRGNDLSYKKIASELNVSNILTGSVRRSGDLIKISATLIECATNKYIWGETFQRTGKDLMAVQSDIAKNIGSVLNIKINNIEEKKLDQVHTLNSNSYDYYLKGRTLYYRYDNKSNDEAVQQFRKAIELDPHYALAWAGLGDAYSQMHSRFGREVAWIDSSIKAGKIAVSLDPSLSEGYKALANAYTYSHKYDTAFVFLQKAVELNPSNAQAIGNLGTSYFLRGNLVEALKWEKKAAGLNPKNAIPFQIVGWIYRLLGDLPKAESWLEKSLELNSTSYWDTYEMLGYCYVCQGKKQEATQLIHDLLSKVNPDSRAYETAGVMAHFAGDILNAREYFRKSIDLNSSYKDDPTTVSAIGLGKILLGEGKNVEAEVYLTHALEINLGEIRKNSQDKNIPFNISGIYAILGQHDKAFEWLSKAIQSGWIDYAQLEYGPWFAGYRNDPRLISTVKTLSRKTSEMLAKTREM from the coding sequence ATGGCAAGCCTGGTGCCTTCTTTTGAATATGATATTTTCATCAGTTACCGGCAAAACGATAACCTTGATGGCTGGGTAACTGACTTTGTCACGAATCTTCAGAAGGAGTTAAGAGGTACTTTAAAAGAAAGGCTCTCCGTTTATTTTGATACAAACCCGTGTGACGGGCTCCTTGAAAATCATAATGTGGATGAAAGCCTTGAAGGCCGTCTGAAATGCATTATTTTGATTCCTGTTATTTCGAAAACGTATTGTGATATAAAAAGCTTTGCCTGGAACAATGAATTCATTGCATTCAGGAACATGGCATCAAATGACCATGTTGGTCTGAATATTAAACTTTCTGACAAAAATGTCACAAGCCGTATCCTTCCCGTGCAAATCCATGAAATCAGCGCATCTGATCAGAGTCTTTTCGAAAAGGAAAATGGCAGTCCCCTAAGGGCCATTTCATTTATTTTTAAAAGCCCCGGAGTTAACAGGCCATTACTGGCATCTGATAACCGGTCGGAAAACCTTGGCAAAACGGTTTATCGCGATCAGATCAATAAAACAGCCAATGCCATCGGTCAAATCATTACATCTGTTCAGTTAAAAACTGCCGGAGGTTTAATCGCAGAGAGTCACGCCCATGCACCTGTCCTTAAATCCAATCCGGATGCAACAGCACCTGAACGCTTTAAAAAGAATCTTTCCCGAAAGACTATTATCGCGATTCTCACCCTGGTTGTTTTTTTGCTGGTTTATTTCTATTACCGGAAAAATTTGGCACATCCACAGGAAGAGGGAAAGATATCAATTGCCGTTCTTCCATTTGAAAACCGGAGCAGTAATCAGGATGATGAATTTTTTGCCGATGGCCTGACAGATGAAATTATTGAACATTTATCCATCCTGGGTGAACTGCATGTTATTAACCGACAGTCAATCCAGGATTACAGGGGTAATGATCTTTCATACAAAAAAATTGCAAGTGAACTGAATGTATCCAATATTCTTACTGGAAGCGTACGGCGGTCCGGCGACCTTATAAAGATTTCAGCCACACTCATTGAATGTGCCACGAATAAATACATATGGGGCGAAACATTCCAGAGAACCGGCAAGGATCTCATGGCCGTTCAAAGTGATATTGCAAAAAATATCGGGTCGGTTCTGAATATTAAAATCAATAATATTGAGGAGAAAAAGCTTGACCAGGTTCATACCCTTAACTCAAATTCATATGATTATTATTTGAAGGGCAGGACGCTGTATTACCGGTATGACAATAAAAGCAACGACGAGGCGGTACAGCAGTTCAGGAAAGCTATTGAACTCGATCCGCATTATGCCCTTGCCTGGGCCGGCCTTGGGGATGCATACAGCCAGATGCACAGCCGGTTTGGCAGAGAAGTGGCCTGGATTGATTCAAGTATAAAAGCAGGTAAGATTGCAGTCTCTCTGGATCCTTCGCTGTCCGAAGGCTACAAAGCCCTTGCAAACGCTTACACATATTCACACAAGTATGATACGGCTTTTGTTTTCCTCCAAAAAGCCGTTGAACTTAATCCGAGTAACGCCCAGGCAATAGGAAACCTGGGTACGTCATATTTTTTGAGGGGAAATCTTGTTGAAGCCCTGAAATGGGAAAAGAAAGCTGCAGGACTGAATCCGAAAAATGCAATTCCATTTCAGATTGTGGGCTGGATATACAGGTTGCTGGGAGATCTGCCCAAAGCAGAATCCTGGCTTGAAAAGTCGCTTGAACTGAACTCAACTTCTTACTGGGACACTTATGAAATGCTCGGGTATTGCTATGTATGCCAAGGGAAAAAGCAGGAGGCTACACAACTTATACATGACCTTCTCTCAAAGGTAAATCCTGATTCAAGGGCATATGAAACAGCAGGCGTGATGGCTCATTTTGCAGGTGATATATTGAATGCCAGAGAATACTTCCGCAAATCGATTGACCTCAACAGTTCCTATAAAGATGATCCTACAACTGTGAGTGCCATAGGGCTGGGGAAAATCTTACTCGGGGAAGGCAAAAACGTTGAAGCGGAAGTATACCTGACCCATGCCCTTGAAATAAACCTTGGGGAGATCAGGAAAAATTCACAGGATAAGAACATTCCTTTTAACATCTCCGGTATTTACGCGATCCTGGGCCAGCATGATAAAGCTTTTGAATGGTTATCAAAAGCAATCCAATCCGGATGGATTGATTACGCCCAGCTTGAGTACGGACCATGGTTTGCCGGCTATCGCAATGACCCCAGGTTGATTTCAACAGTAAAAACATTAAGCCGCAAGACTTCCGAAATGCTTGCAAAAACCAGGGAAATGTAA
- the ybaK gene encoding Cys-tRNA(Pro) deacylase yields the protein MIKTNAARILDQLRIHYDLVSYEVDESDLSAVAVARKIGQDIEKVFKTLVLRGDKTGVFVCIIPGAEELNLKKAAHVSGNKSAEMVAVKEITELTGYIRGGCSPVGMKKKYPTYIDETCTLYDFIYVSAGVRGLQFKISPGDLISVASCVISDLV from the coding sequence ATGATAAAGACAAATGCTGCCCGAATCCTGGATCAACTAAGAATACACTACGATCTGGTCTCGTACGAGGTAGATGAATCCGATTTAAGTGCCGTTGCAGTTGCTCGGAAAATTGGCCAGGATATTGAAAAGGTATTCAAAACGCTTGTCCTTCGCGGAGATAAAACAGGAGTTTTTGTCTGCATTATTCCTGGTGCTGAAGAACTGAACCTGAAAAAGGCGGCCCATGTATCCGGGAATAAGAGCGCAGAAATGGTGGCTGTTAAGGAGATCACGGAACTCACAGGGTACATTCGGGGTGGATGTTCTCCGGTGGGAATGAAAAAGAAATACCCCACCTATATCGATGAAACCTGCACATTATACGACTTTATTTATGTAAGCGCCGGCGTCAGGGGTCTCCAGTTCAAAATATCACCCGGTGACCTGATCTCCGTTGCCTCGTGTGTTATATCCGACCTCGTCTGA